A stretch of Terriglobales bacterium DNA encodes these proteins:
- a CDS encoding HD domain-containing phosphohydrolase, with protein SRSGRPFSVVLIDLDKFKEVNDTMGHLEGDLVLARVGRLLEQKCRQSNVVARYGGDEFVILMPETGVEQAQILSERLRLWIATDPMLNERHITGSFGVATFPLHGASVEDIVRVADAGMYVSKHAGGNRVATAEEFAEGEGVALQRQLVTSYVEGFLHREHLGPDCADDLVATLRKLGAAIKDGSSAQALMDAIRALTRAAETREAHALGHGETVARFAEAIGKELRLPHDELSDLAFAALVHNVGKILIPERLLNKAGALTQDEFYLVKMHAELGARIVETIPGGAPLALLVRHHHERFDGHGYPEGLAGEQIPLGARIIAVAEAYVNMTADRPYASVKSPSEAMVELESLSGTQFDGMLVRILIRRLKGEKAAKL; from the coding sequence CTCGCGCTCGGGACGCCCCTTCTCGGTGGTGCTCATCGACCTGGACAAGTTCAAGGAAGTCAACGACACCATGGGCCACCTGGAGGGCGACCTGGTGCTGGCGCGGGTAGGACGGCTGCTGGAACAGAAGTGCCGACAGTCGAACGTGGTGGCGCGCTACGGCGGCGACGAGTTCGTGATCCTGATGCCGGAGACCGGGGTGGAGCAGGCGCAGATCCTCTCCGAGCGCCTGCGGCTGTGGATCGCCACCGATCCCATGCTCAACGAGCGCCACATCACCGGCAGCTTCGGCGTGGCCACCTTCCCGCTGCACGGGGCCAGCGTGGAAGACATCGTGCGCGTGGCCGACGCCGGCATGTACGTCTCCAAGCACGCGGGCGGCAACCGCGTGGCCACGGCGGAAGAGTTCGCAGAGGGCGAGGGCGTGGCCCTGCAGCGGCAACTGGTCACCAGCTACGTGGAGGGCTTCCTGCATCGCGAGCACCTGGGTCCGGATTGCGCCGACGACCTGGTGGCCACGCTGCGCAAGCTGGGCGCCGCCATCAAGGACGGCAGCAGCGCGCAGGCGCTGATGGACGCCATCCGCGCGTTGACGCGGGCGGCCGAGACCCGCGAAGCCCACGCCCTGGGCCACGGCGAGACCGTGGCCCGCTTCGCCGAGGCCATCGGCAAGGAGCTGCGCTTACCCCACGACGAACTCAGCGACCTGGCCTTCGCCGCTCTGGTCCACAACGTGGGCAAGATCCTGATCCCGGAGCGCCTGCTCAACAAGGCCGGCGCCCTCACCCAGGACGAGTTCTACCTGGTCAAGATGCACGCCGAACTGGGGGCGCGCATCGTGGAGACGATTCCCGGCGGCGCGCCCCTGGCGCTTCTGGTGCGCCACCACCACGAGCGCTTCGACGGCCACGGCTACCCCGAGGGCCTGGCGGGCGAGCAGATCCCGCTGGGAGCGCGCATCATCGCGGTGGCGGAGGCCTACGTCAACATGACCGCCGACCGCCCCTACGCCAGCGTGAAGTCGCCCAGCGAGGCCATGGTTGAACTGGAAAGCCTGAGCGGGACCCAGTTCGACGGCATGCTGGTGCGCATCCTCATCCGCCGGCTCAAAGGCGAGAAGGCGGCCAAGCTCTAG
- the ispF gene encoding 2-C-methyl-D-erythritol 2,4-cyclodiphosphate synthase yields MRIGFGFDSHEFRPGLPLKIGGVVIPHEAGLAGHSDGDILLHALTDALLGAVAAGDIGGYFPPSDPKWQGADSALFVREALKQVARAGYAVANVDSTLILAAPKIGPHAKKIQASVAKLLGIAPSAVGVKAKTPEGLGLAHAALAQVAVLLVESKKPRKRQR; encoded by the coding sequence ATGAGAATCGGCTTCGGCTTCGACTCGCACGAATTCCGCCCCGGCCTCCCGCTGAAGATCGGGGGCGTCGTGATCCCGCACGAGGCCGGCCTTGCCGGGCACTCCGACGGCGACATCCTGCTGCATGCGCTCACCGACGCCCTGCTGGGGGCGGTGGCCGCCGGCGACATCGGCGGCTATTTCCCGCCCTCCGACCCCAAGTGGCAGGGCGCCGACTCCGCCCTCTTCGTCCGCGAGGCCCTGAAGCAGGTCGCCCGCGCCGGCTACGCCGTGGCCAACGTGGACTCCACGCTCATCCTGGCCGCCCCCAAGATCGGTCCTCACGCCAAGAAGATCCAGGCCAGCGTGGCCAAGCTACTGGGCATCGCGCCTTCGGCGGTGGGCGTCAAGGCCAAGACTCCGGAGGGCCTGGGCCTCGCCCATGCCGCTCTCGCCCAGGTGGCGGTGCTGCTGGTGGAATCGAAGAAGCCGCGCAAACGCCAGAGGTAG
- a CDS encoding GxxExxY protein, which yields MEDQKPGLKHEELTQKIIGVFYDVYNELGYGFLESIYRDSMVIALRDAGLKVEREVPITVGFRGHSVGDFRADLLAEGRVLLELKTARTIEKSHEAQLLHYLRSTQIEVGLLLNFGERPQFRRLLFDNDRKKIRENPCESVAGGSS from the coding sequence ATGGAAGACCAAAAGCCAGGCCTGAAGCACGAAGAGCTGACTCAGAAGATCATCGGTGTCTTCTACGACGTCTACAACGAGCTTGGATATGGTTTCTTGGAATCGATCTATCGTGACTCGATGGTGATTGCCTTGCGAGATGCAGGTTTGAAGGTTGAACGCGAGGTCCCGATTACGGTTGGCTTTCGGGGCCACTCGGTTGGGGATTTCCGTGCGGACCTTCTCGCCGAAGGCCGAGTTCTCTTGGAGCTCAAGACTGCCAGGACGATCGAAAAGTCTCACGAAGCTCAGCTTCTGCATTACCTCCGTTCCACGCAGATCGAAGTCGGCCTCCTGTTGAACTTCGGCGAACGTCCCCAGTTCCGGCGCCTGCTCTTTGACAATGATAGAAAAAAGATCCGTGAGAATCCGTGCGAATCCGTGGCTGGTGGTTCGTCATGA